One segment of Paramormyrops kingsleyae isolate MSU_618 chromosome 8, PKINGS_0.4, whole genome shotgun sequence DNA contains the following:
- the hrh1 gene encoding histamine H1 receptor has translation MEPTSGHLLTDNYVKDTAENQTGAGARIHPGSLNLHVNNALLGIFLGTVSLLTVVMNVLVLYAVKKERTLHTVGNLYIVSLSVADLIVGATVMPLNLIYLLEDKWRLGHIICQFWLVMDYVASTASIFSLFILCLDRYRSVLQPLQYLQYRTRGRAILMIAGAWLLSMTWIIPILGWRFFSDSNPKPETENKCDTDFRFVTWFKVLTAILNFYVPSLLMLWFYIRIYMVVRQHYKQRQCIQKLKDSIKRHGIKQKRKLSRKSLKFNPAKTEQSTPPDYSNVDDLLDQYSLGQPCYSKDMDGDAKTDEAWSEKKINKCCYQTSLFTVPKHFKKSVKDTEKHVPSSSCLAEDQGAETPLRLSSLPLGILQSDDDKVPKMFVSVNDCNLSSPNSVSGVCEITHMSDVQRYAAVVCHGDFHHPVASPWPPGTDLKLDSTNVQTLKQSWQKFCAQSKQCIQNLRAYKERKAAKQLGFIIAAFLVCWIPYFVTFMVMAFCKTCVHHDLHMFTIWLGYFNSTLNPFIYPLCNENFKRVFKSLLHMH, from the coding sequence ATGGAGCCAACATCAGGACATCTCTTAACTGACAATTACGTAAAGGACACTGCGGAAAACCAGACTGGGGCTGGAGCACGGATTCATCCCGGATCGCTCAACCTTCATGTGAACAATGCACTGTTGGGCATTTTCCTCGGAACGGTGTCCCTGTTGACAGTAGTCATGAACGTCCTTGTGCTTTACGCTGTGAAGAAGGAGCGGACGTTGCACACCGTGGGGAACCTGTACATCGTGAGCCTTTCTGTGGCCGACCTCATTGTCGGCGCCACTGTCATGCCACTCAACTTGATCTACCTGTTGGAGGACAAGTGGAGACTCGGCCACATAATCTGCCAGTTCTGGCTGGTCATGGATTACGTCGCCAGCACCGCCTCCATCTTCAGCCTGTTCATTCTGTGTTTGGACCGGTACCGCTCCGTCCTCCAGCCACTCCAGTACCTGCAGTACCGTACCAGAGGCAGAGCCATTCTGATGATCGCTGGAGCATGGCTTCTATCCATGACTTGGATTATCCCCATTCTGGGTTGGCGGTTCTTCTCTGACTCTAACCCGAAACCAGAGACAGAGAATAAATGCGATACGGACTTCCGCTTCGTCACCTGGTTCAAAGTTTTGACAGCCATTTTGAATTTTTATGTTCCGTCTTTGCTGATGCTCTGGTTTTACATAAGGATCTATATGGTGGTAAGGCAACATTACAAACAGAGGCAATGCATTCAGAAACTAAAGGATTCAATAAAGAGACACGGGATTAAACAAAAGCGTAAACTCTCAAGGAAGAGTCTCAAGTTTAACCCCGCCAAAACTGAACAAAGTACCCCACCGGATTATTCCAATGTTGACGATCTGCTAGATCAGTATAGCTTAGGTCAGCCATGCTATTCAAAGGACATGGATGGTGATGCTAAGACAGATGAAGCCTGGTCAGAGAAAAAGATCAATAAATGTTGCTATCAGACGTCACTATTTACTGTTCCAAAGCACtttaaaaaatctgtaaaaGATACAGAAAAACATGtcccttcctcttcctgtcttgCGGAAGACCAAGGAGCTGAAACACCACTGAGGCTGTCCTCTCTGCCCCTTGGCATTTTGCAGTCGGACGATGACAAGGTCCCAAAAATGTTTGTGTCTGTCAATGACTGCAACCTGTCGTCTCCAAACTCTGTGTCTGGGGTTTGCGAGATAACCCACATGTCTGATGTGCAGAGGTATGCTGCCGTCGTTTGCCACGGTGATTTCCACCACCCTGTGGCCTCTCCCTGGCCTCCGGGGACTGACCTGAAGTTGGACTCGACAAACGTGCAAACCCTGAAGCAGTCATGGCAGAAGTTCTGCGCCCAGTCGAAACAGTGCATTCAGAACCTGCGAGCCTACAAGGAACGCAAGGCGGCCAAGCAGCTTGGCTTCATCATTGCCGCCTTCCTGGTGTGCTGGATCCCCTACTTCGTCACTTTCATGGTGATGGCCTTCTGCAAGACGTGTGTCCACCATGACCTCCACATGTTCACTATCTGGCTCGGCTACTTCAACTCCACCCTGAACCCATTCATCTACCCGCTCTGCAATGAGAATTTCAAGCGGGTTTTTAAAAGTTTACTTCACATGCACTAG